GTACCGGAGTTCCTGCTGCGCAGCGGCGTCGCCTGCGAACGGACGACGCGCACCCCGCGCACGGCCCAGTACCCGAACGACGTGCCCGGCGTGCAGCCCACCTTCGTCCGGGTGCGCTGGGAGGGCGCCGACCGCGACGAGTCCGCGCGCGACCGGGCCGCCGGGGACTTCCGGGCGTGGCTGACCGGAGAGGAGGGGAGGGACGTGTTCGCGACGGACGGCTTCCGCTCCACGGACGGGGAACTGGGATCGCCGCGCGCCCCCGGGGTGCTGCCCGATCCGGAACCGCTCGACGAGTCCGCGGGCGCGGGGGAGATGACGGAGGTCCTCGAGCGGTACCGCGCCGCGCACGGTCCCGGCCGGGTCCTGTACCTCCTCGACAGCTCCGGTTCGATGGCCGGCCTCTGGAAGGGCCCGAGCGGTGGTCCCGGCCTGCTGAAGCAGTCCCTGGGCGGGCTCGGCGGGAAGGACGAGTACGCCGTATGGGGTGTCTCGGGAACCTCCGGCGACCGCCGCTACGAGACCGTGCTCCCCTTCGGCCCGCACACCCGCAAGGAGGCCGAGCGCGCCGTCGACACCCGCGCGGAGGTCCGCGACGCCCAGGCCGACCCGCACGCCGCGCTGCTCGCCGCGCTCGACGAGATGGCGGAACTCGGCACCGCCGACGACCGTCCCCAGCTCATCGTCCACATCACCGACGGCGAGGACGACAACGCGCTGACCGCCGGGAACCTCGACGACGTCCTGACCCGCGCCCGCTCGGCGAAGATCCCGGTGGCCACGGTCTCCCTGGACTCCGCCGGCTGCGATCCCACCGCACCGGCGGCGCGTATCGCCATCGCGAGCGGCGGCCGCTGCCTGGACGCCGGCGACGACCTCGGCGCGGCCCTGACGGACGAGGTGGCCCGCACCGGAATGGGAGAGGACTGATGGGCCGAGGACGCCGACTGCTCGCCGCTGCCCTGTTGCTGACCGTCACCGCCTGCACCTCGGGAACCGCGACCCCCGCCGCCTCCCCTCCCGACGTGGCGGGGGACATCGTGGTCGCCGGAGGGCGCGATGTGACCGGGCAGAACGGGATCCGGCAGCAACTCATCGACGACTGGAACGAGCGGGAGAAGAAGGCGAACTCCGGGTACCGTGCCCGCCTCGTCGAGCTGCCGGGCAGCGCCGACGAACAGCGCAGCCAGCTGCTCGGCGCCCTGCAGTCCGGCAGCGCGGCCTACGACGTCGTCAACCTCGATGTGACATGGGTACCGGAGTTCGCCGCGGCCGGGCTGATCCGCCCGCTGCCCCAGGGCGTGCTCGAAGGCGATCACATCGAGTCCGTGGCGGAAACGGCCCGTTGGGGCGAGAAGGTGTACGCGGTGCCGTTCAACAGTGACGTCGGGCTGCTCTACTACCGCCGCGATCTGCTCAAGGCGGCCGGTGTCCAGCGGACCGACCTGAGCGCGGGGCTCGACTGGGGGCAGCTGGAGGACCTGATCGAGGAGATCGACGAGCATCCCGCCGTGGGCGCCTACCAGAAGGGCTGGACCACACAGCTCGCCCCCTACGAGGGCCGTACGGTCAACGGGGTCGAGGCGTTCGCGTCGGCGACGAAGGACTTCCACTTCACCGACGCCGACGGCCACTACGACGCCGACGTCGACCAATTGACCGACGGGGTCGCCGAACTGCGCCGCCGTACCGAGTCCCCGTACACCCTTCAGGA
Above is a window of Streptomyces sp. NBC_00490 DNA encoding:
- a CDS encoding extracellular solute-binding protein; its protein translation is MGRGRRLLAAALLLTVTACTSGTATPAASPPDVAGDIVVAGGRDVTGQNGIRQQLIDDWNEREKKANSGYRARLVELPGSADEQRSQLLGALQSGSAAYDVVNLDVTWVPEFAAAGLIRPLPQGVLEGDHIESVAETARWGEKVYAVPFNSDVGLLYYRRDLLKAAGVQRTDLSAGLDWGQLEDLIEEIDEHPAVGAYQKGWTTQLAPYEGRTVNGVEAFASATKDFHFTDADGHYDADVDQLTDGVAELRRRTESPYTLQDAVHSDEADSLSDFADGRTAFLRHWPYAYRTLHQSFTEQQLGVAPLPGRAVLGGQNLAVTEGSQRALKAIELIRYLTGPQSERCLLDAGFAATRTSAYTEDVHCPLDPAAPSPSASPTGERADRMPRDGEGRPRYARTILLPALQDAVQRPRTPLYGAFTQTFTAQLGPLLGDRPPGDAELAAALDAALKKALPD